The Bicyclus anynana chromosome 9, ilBicAnyn1.1, whole genome shotgun sequence DNA window TCCGCCACGAAACAAAGCCACGCCCAGTAATACCTGCAACCATAGGAGGAATAAAAGGATTTCCCTATGTTGATACTTGTGCTAAGACAAATATTGCCTCATACTCATTATATTGCCGCCTCTTGGAACAAGGATATGGATTTAAAGAAGAAAAAGTAGAACTTACCTTAGCAGATGGAGTGTCTAGGTGTTGCAAAGTATTAACGGTACGTGTGGATGTTGAAGTTTATGATAGAGTGTTCCCTACAACTTTTATGATCTTACCTGAATCCAGAAAGAATAAAACCCTACTGGGCATAGGATTTCTAACAACAGCAATGATGGTATTGAATTTGCCGCAATTCACATGGCACTTCGTGGATAACCCCGATGATGTACACGAATTGTTTACGGAAGATTTCGTGAAGTTCAAGAACGAAGAATTCGCATCACGACATGCAGCCATACCATCGACAATATGTGCACCGGTTAATGCAGTAACCTGGAGTTCCAATGCAAGTACATTGTCATCCGACACAGAGAGTTTAGTTTCTGTTCCGGACCCGAAGAACGAGGCAAGCCTTCCGCATAAAACTGAACAAATGAATAGGAAATATGAGCTCAGAGAGATCAATTTTGGAACTCCTAAACGTGTCAAAACCCTGTTTGATGGTTATTCGCCTAGATTGAATTATATGTACCGAGATGCTCAAATAAACATTCAAATGCAAGATGTAGAGTTATCTCCAAATTCACTAGCATTGTTTCCTGACGTTGGTATTAATACAGTGGATATAGATTTGCCTTCTGATATTGAATTAAGCCCAGATCATCAAAACCAACTTAAGAACTTGCTCTCGACTTTTGAAGACGTTTTTACACCAAATAGTGAGCCAGCAAAATACGCGCAACATGCTATTAATACTGCAGAGCATGGCCCTATCTCGGTCCCGCCTTACCGTCTATCTCCACCACGCCGTGAAGTTCTGCGCAAAGAAATCGACAAAATGATACTAGACGGAGTTATTGAACCACGTATAACCCCATGGGCGGCACCAGTGGTTCTTGTTCCAAAGAAAAATGGAGAAGTTCGAGTTTGTGTGGATTATCGGCGCCTTAATTCTATAACGGTGCCTGACTCTTACCCAATCCCACGGATTGACGACTTGCTGCATGAGGCCAAGCCTACACCATTCATGTCTAGCCTTGATCTTAAAGCAGGCTATTGGCAAATAGAGGTCAAGAAGGAAGATATAGACAAAACGGGTTTTATTTGTTCATACGGGATCTATGTCTTCAAACGCATGCCCTTCGGTCTGCGAAATGCACCCGCTACCTTCCAAAGACTGATTGACAGATTTCGAGTGTCTCTGCCAGATGTTAAAATTTTGGCATATCTGGACGACCTTATCGTATTTTCTACGTCATTCGACAGCCACCTTGCAGATCTGACACAGATTTTTGCCAAAATGCGAGAATTTAACCTCACTGCCAACCTAAAGAAATGCAAATTTTGCTGTTCGACCATTAAATATTTGGGTCACTACATTACACCACTTGGACTGAAAGTAGATCCTGAAAAAACAGCAGCAATAGCAAATCTGCCGACACCGAATAATCTGCGACACCTGGTTACCTTTCTACAAACTTGCTCATGGTACCGCAGATTTATAGACAATTTTTCAGCTATAGCTGAACCTCTAACCCAGCTGACAAAGAAGGGCGCCAAATGGACTTGGTCATTAGTACAGCAAGATGCCTATGATGAATTAAAACGTCGTCTAACAACTGCACCGATCCTTAGACAGGCCGATGAAACAAAACCCTTTATCATCAAAACAGATGCAAGTAGTTACGCTTTGGGAGCTGTTTTAATCCAGGGGGAGGGTGTAGACGAACACCCGGTAGAATATGCTAGTCGCCTATTGACCTCGTCAGAAAGAAATTATTCCACCACAGAACGGGAGGCCCTTTCCGTAGTCTGGGCAGTTACAAAGTTTAGAGGATACATCGAAGGAGTACCAGTTACGGTAATAACTGATCATCAATCCCTAAAGTGGCTTATGTCTTTAAAGTCACCTACTGGAAAACTAGCCAGATGGGCTTTACAACTCCAAGCGTACGACATTAACGTACAGTACAAACCTGGTCGTACCAATGTTGTTGCAGATGCTCTGTCACGACCTCCTTGCACTGAAGAAACTAGGATGGAATGTGGTATCTGCACTGTTACTGTGGATATGCCAACACGCAGCCAAAGCGAGATACGTGCTGAGCAATTAAAGGATAGCTTTATCACTCGTATTTTACAAACGCTAGAAAATGAAGCCGATGAGAATGCTGCATATTGGAGTAACAAAGGATATTTCACTAACAACGGGCTACTCTATCGTTTAGCACCTGACTCTGATGCTGACGACGCACAATTAGTTGCACCCGAGCACGAATGGGCAAGCATACTTGCCGCTTATCACGACGATCCCTCGGCTGGACACTATGGCGCAGAGAAGACTTACGCTCGGATATCAAAGAGATACTTTTGGAAAAGCATGCGCAAGTACATCGAGGCATACGTACAGAATTGCCTACCTTGTCAACGCTATAAACCTACCAATTTAAAGCCAGCTGGCTTACTGCAAACAACTGCCATTAATAAGAGATTTGAAACCATAGCTATCGACCTGTTCGGTCCACTACCGTCTGCCCCAGATGGAAAGGCTTGGATCCTGATAGTACAAGATAACGCTACGCGCTGGGTTGAACTTTTTGCCTTAGAAAGTGCAACAGCAGAAGCATGCGCCGAAACTTTACTCAATGAGGTAATTCTAAGATATGGACTCCCAAGGCGCTTGACAAGCGATAACGGAAGTCAATTTGTGAGCGCAGTTATGCAAAAGTTATGTTTTTGCCTAGGAATCAAGCATACCTTCACACCAATATATCATCCTCAAGCAAACCCTGTGGAGAGGCGTAATAGAGATCTTAAAACGCAGCTCGGAATCTTAGTTGAAGGCAATCATAGTAGCTGGCCTGAGAAGCTCCCAAGTATTCGTTTTGCCATGAATACGTCTGTCTGCACTTCAACAGAAAAGACACCTGCCTACCTGACCTTCGGGAGAGAGTTAAGAACGACCGACGATATCCAACATGATTTCCGTCAAATCGTTGAATCTGAAAACTTTATTGCTGAAATCACGCCAAAGCTCAAAAGCTTAGCATATACTATTAAGAAAGCCAGAGAAGTACAAGAAATGAAGGAGGAAGCTCGTAAGGAGTATTTTGATAAGCAAAGACGGCAGAGTCCCCGTTATAAGGCCAATGACTTAGTTCTAGCCAACATTCACCCTATAAGCAAAGCATCTAAAGGCTATAGTTCTAAATTAACCCCAAGAAGGGATGGACCATATATGATAGTAGCACAGGTCGGTCCAGCCTCCTATAAGCTAGCAAACATTGATGATCCTGATACAGTCATTGGAACATAtcatgcatcatcacttaagcCCTATATTGGATCTAGGGAAGAACTGCCAGCCCCGGTCCAACCCCTACGGAAGAGGGGACGTCCTCGAAAGAATAAATAAGAAAGTAACGACATGTATTATCCAGTTTCCTCGTCGGGACGTCTTCGAAAACTGAGGGGGAGATTGTAACACAGAAAGTTTAAAACATCGATcaacagatggcgctactaGTCGAATTACCACGCGCTACCGTTTGtcgtttaaaatgtatatatagcTTGCCGAGCATCAATGTTATTGTGTGgtagtatagataggtattaCGTTCTGTACATTGCTTCGGTGTGTGCTTTCCTCTGGAGACACTCGCTGGACATTGTACGATATAGGAATCCTGCTTCCGCCTTGAGTGCTTCCAATACTTTGGGACTCTCAAATAGGGACAGGACTACTTACTTCGCTCATACCTAACCATTGTACTGAAAAGTGAAGAATAAAAAGTCTTCTGTATAATTGTGTATCCATTCAACTCGACCCCTGCGACATAGAACCTACCACCACCCTCTTACAAAACTGTTTTACTCTAAAAATTAACGactctccatacaaactttcaacccttatttcacccccttttctttttattttaggaataaaaagtagcctagtagttctgctccaaggtcccatttattttaatacaaaattttcaccttgatcggttcagccgttgagccgtgaaaaggtaaaagacagacagagagacagaattactttcgcatttataatattagtatagactagcggacgcccacgaattcgtccgcgtgaaaccctactactacccctaccctaccccttccctatccttactctaccactaccctacccctaccctaaccctaccctatctttactttacccctaccctaccacgcgacggcgacggaagcttaaaaattgGAGTATTTTCTCCTTCTACAGAGTTATGATTACTTACTCATTTCTAACATAAATATCAATTCGTCTGGTGTCATCAAACTGTCGTATTTATGGACACCCTTTGCAAAACATCGCCAAACGTTTTcacctaaaaatattaaagtaaactGGGCGTAAAGGGTTCTACTGGGCGTCGTAAAGAATAGTTTTCCACCCGGTTTTGTGGCGCGTACACAGCATTCTACGAACAGTTCCTTTTGAGCAACGTGCTCTATGACCTCGGACACTACGACTGCGTCGTAGAAGTCAGGGTTTGTAGTACTGTGAtcctaaaataataagtaatttttttattgaagccACTTGCATTAGTTTGCCTCTGAATCAGACTACAGCTTTAATgacaaaaaaacatattttctactattagacaatgtaatagttaaaaatataactcaataaATTAGTGTAAATTCATTTTCTCATAACAACATTATATTTGTGGAATAgacaaaacatttaattaagtatcaaatggcattatactcgtatttggGAAATCACACGAATCAACACAATAACTTGTGTGTAAGTATTTAATAAGCGCAATGTTGGCCGACTCccctccaggtggactgacgacatcaagcgagtcgcagggattcgctggatgcaggtggctcagtatcgtgatgtttggaagtccctacaaaaggcctatgtcctgcagtggatgtccatcggctgatatgatgatgataatgatgaagtatttAATGACTTCTTGTATTTTGTGAAAACTCCTGATAATTCAATGGAGCCGgctgcgtcgttccctcgctctagggttgccaactttttttacaagaaataaagtatattttggtctatgaagattattaaatagaaatttagaacattttcttttaaaaaaaatgcaaccattccatcagtattttcttatgacgttgtcacgttcaactatcgtcagtaaaccgacgtTAAAGACAACCGATTATAAAATGcattctttataaaattacattttattatattgttttatttgttgtatTGAATGCGGTGCTCAATTtgacgcatattttttttcattcccTTTAAAGAGCTTAGTCAGTAAAGTGACTATGTAGCTCTCGTTCATTCATTAACTAAAACTATCTTAAGACTAATAATTTTACCTACGTTTATCTAAattatcttttactattttgtacaaaaatcttgCGTTTCTGCTGGCAGGGCTTcctaaaacaacatttatcacAGCAAACTCTTTAAACTGTACTTCGCTTCGGACACATTCCACTAAGATATGGTAAACGTCCTCGGGTACACTGCAGTCTGGGCAATTTGGTGAGGGTACTCTTTTAATCGTGTACGCAAATCTATTTAATGGAATATGTCC harbors:
- the LOC128198386 gene encoding uncharacterized protein LOC128198386; amino-acid sequence: MALTTEQFQKLLDQNYMQQQALIAALTRQKGGNMTKCKSFFDGEKETEKVESFLSAITLFKNLEGISDEDFIQGLPLVLRGEAGIWWQGVKNEIATVADFESRLREKFSPLKLPHLLYQELMSITQGTLESTENFITKKRMLFSLLPEPKHCERQQIDMIYHLLRLDIRDKAPRTSFTTYNQLIETAKGIEQINNERKISHPNAPYVQHSKIRCSFCKNPGHSVSECRKKKKIESRAEQSQTSKYGQAQTQAPSPSQPKFSCYGCGAPNVVRTNCPTCCQKTIKPIIKKEEIGFCSLSIRHETKPRPVIPATIGGIKGFPYVDTCAKTNIASYSLYCRLLEQGYGFKEEKVELTLADGVSRCCKVLTVRVDVEVYDRVFPTTFMILPESRKNKTLLGIGFLTTAMMVLNLPQFTWHFVDNPDDVHELFTEDFVKFKNEEFASRHAAIPSTICAPVNAVTWSSNASTLSSDTESLVSVPDPKNEASLPHKTEQMNRKYELREINFGTPKRVKTLFDGYSPRLNYMYRDAQINIQMQDVELSPNSLALFPDVGINTVDIDLPSDIELSPDHQNQLKNLLSTFEDVFTPNSEPAKYAQHAINTAEHGPISVPPYRLSPPRRERFETIAIDLFGPLPSAPDGKAWILIVQDNATRWVELFALESATAEACAETLLNEVILRYGLPRRLTSDNGSQFVSAVMQKLCFCLGIKHTFTPIYHPQANPVERRNRDLKTQLGILVEGNHSSWPEKLPSIRFAMNTSVCTSTEKTPAYLTFGRELRTTDDIQHDFRQIVESENFIAEITPKLKSLAYTIKKAREVQEMKEEARKEYFDKQRRQSPRYKANDLVLANIHPISKASKGYSSKLTPRRDGPYMIVAQVGPASYKLANIDDPDTVIGTYHASSLKPYIGSREELPAPVQPLRKRGRPRKNK